A window from Pararge aegeria chromosome 6, ilParAegt1.1, whole genome shotgun sequence encodes these proteins:
- the LOC120624757 gene encoding NECAP-like protein CG9132, translating into MEAYESVLLVKNEVFVFKIPPKQSNRGYRAADWNLQEPQWTGRMRLVSKGDELVMKLEDKTSGELFAKCPIDKYPGLALESVTDSSRYFVVRIQDDNGRSAYIGLGFGDRSDSFDLNVALQDHFKWLRKEQEGEQGQQQQLDLSFKEGETIKINMKITKKDGSEGSRPRRAGGATAGGLLPPPPGGSKLPPPPSPQHVPTPFGAPPATTEWGDFNSASAPSQQAKPTTPANQQNWVQF; encoded by the exons ATGGAAGCGTATGAAAGTGTGTTGCTCGTTAAAAATGAAGTGTTCGTTTTTAAAATACCCCCAAAACAGTCAAATAGGGGCTATAG GGCAGCTGATTGGAATTTACAAGAGCCACAATGGACTGGGCGTATGCGTCTCGTTTCGAAAGGTGACGAACTGGTAATGAAATTGGAGGACAAAACAAGCGGTGAACTTTTTGCTAAATGCCCCATCGACAAGTACCCTGGATTAGCACTCGAATCAGTAACTGACAGTTCCAGATATTTTGTTGTTAGGATACAGGATGATAatg GGCGCAGTGCTTACATCGGTTTAGGATTTGGTGACAGATCTGACTCCTTTGATCTGAATGTAGCTCTTCAAGATCACTTTAAGTGGTTGCGAAAAGAACAAGAGGGTGAACAAGGACAGCAACAGCAACTAGACCTTAGTTTCAAAGAAGGCGAGACTATTAAGATCAACATGAAGATTACT AAAAAGGATGGTAGTGAAGGAAGCAGACCGCGTCGAGCAGGTGGAGCTACGGCAGGAGGTCTGCTGCCACCACCTCCTGGGGGCTCAAAGCTTCCACCTCCACCATCACCCCAACATGTGCCAACCCCATTTGGGGCTCCCCCTGCCACCACTGAGTGGGGAGATTTTAACTCTGCTAG CGCTCCAAGCCAGCAAGCAAAACCAACCACACCAGCAAACCAACAAAACTGGGTacagttttaa